CGGTCAAGGAAGCGCTCGAAGACATGAACGTCTCCCGCGACTTTTACGACGCCCTCGACGAGGAAGTCGAGGAGCTCCTCGACGAGGCGCAGCGACGCGCCGAGGCCAACGACCGGAAGACGGTTCAGCCGCGCGACCTGTAAGGTCGACTCGACAACGAATTTTTTCGAGGTGTGGCGTCAGGGCTCGAAGACGGTCACGTCAGTCTCCGTCCCGACGTACACCTCGTCGGCGAAGCCGACGAACAGCCCGTGCTCCACGACGCCCGGCAGCGCTGACAGGTCCGCCGCCAGCCCGACGGGGTCGGGCATCGCGCCGAAGTCGCAGTCGAGGATCAGGTTGCCGTTGTCCGAGACGACGGGGCCGCTCTTGCGGTCCGCCCGTCTGAGCTCGGGTCGGCCGCCGAGTCGCCCGACGGCGTCGGCGACGGGCGTCCGGGCGTCCGGCAGCACCTCGACCGGGACCGGGTCGTCGAGCACGTCGACCTCCTTGGTGGGGTCGACGACGACGAGCAACCGGTCGGC
The window above is part of the Halosimplex rubrum genome. Proteins encoded here:
- a CDS encoding DUF1931 family protein, which codes for MADLIVKNSVKEALEDMNVSRDFYDALDEEVEELLDEAQRRAEANDRKTVQPRDL
- the rpiA gene encoding ribose-5-phosphate isomerase RpiA, producing MNQSEREAAKRRAAERAAEAVEGGTVVGLGSGSTAAHAIRALGREVDAGLDVQGVPTSFQAREIAVDEGIPLTTLDEADVDLAIDGADQIAGTDLVKGGGGAHAREKIVDAAADRLLVVVDPTKEVDVLDDPVPVEVLPDARTPVADAVGRLGGRPELRRADRKSGPVVSDNGNLILDCDFGAMPDPVGLAADLSALPGVVEHGLFVGFADEVYVGTETDVTVFEP